The following coding sequences lie in one Drosophila sulfurigaster albostrigata strain 15112-1811.04 chromosome 2R, ASM2355843v2, whole genome shotgun sequence genomic window:
- the LOC133839490 gene encoding odorant receptor 59b-like: MPRLFALTSAAPLSVRVRSRECCTYLYRVIQFVGWLPPRRGTKRYVYLIWSCLAFGFSTFYLVVGFAVSLVMDFKKFTPGEFLSVFPVFLNVIGLMVKNIMGIVLLKRLNDTELILDVLDEQLQRESDRRKIHKAVANCNFVFTVYGRLYLGYTLSVFLTGVFNGQPPWLIYNPLFDWRDSFTHLWMQTILEYIIMFLMASIELIVDACPVIFLIIFRAHVDVLKDHIRQLRSNAYKTEDENYRDLVCCILDHKSIIKCCNLMRPFMSLTIFIQFLLIGIVLGVTMINIMYFLDIMHSISSIVYLAGILVESFPFCYLCDLLVEDCDDLCNLLGQSNWIDAEPRYKSTLRIFMHNLQQPIIFVAGGIFLISMSTNIKMAKFAFSVMTVVQQMNLAERFK, encoded by the exons ATGCCTCGTTTATTCGCACTAACTTCTGCTGCTCCTCTGTCGGTTCGTGTGCGTTCCAGGGAGTGTTGCACCTATTTGTATCGGGTTATCCAGTTCGTTGGTTGGCTGCCACCTCGCCGGGGTACAAAGcgttatgtatatttaatttggtcATGTTTGGCATTTGGCTTTTCAACATTCTATTTAGTCGTTGGTTTTGCCGTTAGCCTGGTTATGGATTTTAAGAAGTTCACACCTGGAGAGTTTCTAAGCGTCTTTCCAGTGTTTCTGAATGTCATTGGATTGATGGTCAAGAATATTATGggaattgttttgcttaaaCGTCTGAACGATACGGAATTGATTCTTGATGTGCTCGATGAGCAGTTGCAGCGGGAGAGCGATCGCCGAAAGATTCACAAAGCTGTGGCCAATTGTAATTTCGTGTTTACGGTTTACGGCAGATTATATTTGGGTTACACCCTGTCAGTGTTTTTGACAGGTGTATTCAACGGGCAACCACCATGGTTAATCTATAATCCTCTCTTCGATTGGCGGGATAGCTTCACACACTTGTGGATGCAAACGATACTGGAGTACATCATAATGTTCTTGATGGCATCAATCGAATTAATTGTCGATGCTTGTCCTGTTATATTTCTAATTATATTTCGAGCTCATGTCGATGTGCTCAAGGATCACATTCGTCAGCTACGCAGTAATGCATACAAAACTGAGGATGAGAACTACAGAGATTTAGTTTGCTGCATCCTTGATCACAAATCGATCATTAA ATGCTGCAACCTGATGCGACCCTTCATGAGCCTCACCATATTTATACAGTTCCTTCTGATTGGCATCGTGCTGGGAGTGACCATGATTAATATAATGTACTTTCTGGATATAATGCACAGCATTTCCTCTATTGTTTATCTTGCTGGCATCTTGGTGGAATCGTTCCCCTTTTGCTACCTATGCGATTTGCTAGTCGAAGACTGCGATGACTTGTGCAACTTATTGGGTCAGTCGAACTGGATCGATGCTGAGCCCAGATACAAGTCAACCCTGCGGATATTTATGCACAATTTGCAACAGCCGATTATCTTCGTTGCTGGGGGCATCTTTCTGATCTCAATGAGTACTAACATTAAG ATGGCGAAATTTGCATTCAGTGTTATGACTGTGGTGCAGCAGATGAATTTAGCTGAACGATTTAAATAA
- the LOC133839491 gene encoding odorant receptor 59b-like, translated as MRFVGCVPFNEESNQIVHLLRMCWAYVFPGIYLPAGLFFSLVFDLHRLTPADFLGVLQISVNIIGGAVKVFGAFNLFTYLQETESILDKLDQRLESDFYCLKIHKAVAQCNAIFLIYGICYFVYTIFMLLSGVIMSKPPWLVYNPFFDWRESFGLLCAQIIFEYYLMFFMATLLLIVDVFPVICVIIFRSHVDVLKCHIRTLRSDLLKTEAENYKELVACILDHKSILLCSNAVRSVISRSIFIQFLLIGIVLGLTLINVFYFSSLFRGISLMIFVAAILMQTFPFCYLCDLLVADCNDLPHLLFQSNWIDAEPKYKTTLRFFMFHLQQPIIFIAGDVFPVSVSSNIKVAKFAASVMAIVQRMNLADRFK; from the exons ATGAGATTTGTGGGATGTGTTCCATTCAACGAGGAAAGCAATCAAATTGTGCATCTACTTCGAATGTGCTGGGCTTACGTATTTCCTGGGATTTATTTGCCAGCTGGATTATTCTTCAGTCTTGTCTTTGACTTACATCGATTGACTCCGGCTGACTTCCTTGGCGTTCTTCAAATCTCTGTCAACATAATCGGAGGAGCTGTTAAAGTCTTTGGAGCATTCAACTTATTCACGTATTTACAAGAGACGGAATCTATTCTCGATAAACTGGATCAACGCTTAGAGAGTGATTTTTACTGTCTCAAGATTCACAAAGCGGTCGCTCAATGCAACGccattttcttaatttatggaatatgttattttgtttacactATATTTATGCTATTGAGTGGTGTGATCATGAGTAAACCTCCTTGGTTAGTTTATAATCCCTTCTTCGATTGGCGTGAGAGCTTCGGTCTCCTTTGTGCTCAGATAATATTTGAGTATTATCTCATGTTTTTCATGGCAACTTTGCTTCTTATTGTCGATGTATTTCCCGTCATTTGTGTCATTATATTTCGAAGTCACGTTGATGTGCTTAAATGTCATATTCGCACCTTACGCTCCGATCTACTGAAAACCGAAGCTGAGAACTACAAGGAACTTGTCGCTTGCATCCTGGATCACAAATCGATTTTACT TTGCTCTAACGCTGTGCGTTCGGTCATATCGCGttcaatttttatacaatttctgCTAATTGGCATTGTGTTGGGACTGACTCTGATAAACGTCTTTTACTTCAGTAGTTTATTTCGTGGCATCTCGCTGATGATATTTGTGGCAGCTATCTTAATGCAGACATTTCCGTTTTGCTATCTGTGCGATTTGCTTGTAGCTGATTGCAATGATCTGCcccatttattatttcaatcgAATTGGATCGATGCTGAACCCAAATATAAGACAACACTTAGGTTTTTCATGTTTCATCTGCAGCAgccaattatatttattgccgGGGACGTATTTCCCGTCTCAGTAAGCAGCAATATCAAG GTTGCCAAATTTGCTGCTAGTGTGATGGCCATAGTGCAGCGAATGAATCTGGCTGATAGGTTCAAATaa
- the LOC133839498 gene encoding odorant receptor 59b-like: MKFYGWILPHPDTNRCVNLIWALFIFGVTLAYLPIGFFLSLVLNFKSFTAGAFLGVLQISANTVGAMIKSIIGLFCLQRLHQTESVLDKLDDRLQNDSDRHKVHKAVAKCNYIVLLYSILYLGYTASVFVAGVLTGQPPWMVYFPLFDWQNGVGLFWLHSIIEYFLLSAAVMEALVWDVYAIVFITIFRAHIDILKDHIRNLRTDPNKTEAENYEELVVCIIDHKYILK; the protein is encoded by the coding sequence ATGAAGTTCTACGGCTGGATATTACCGCATCCAGATACAAATCGATGTGTTAACCTAATATGGGCACTGTTTATATTCGGCGTAACATTGGCTTATCTGCCAATTGGTTTCTTTTTGAGTCTTGTTCTGAACTTTAAGAGTTTTACAGCTGGCGCTTTTCTAGGAGTCCTACAAATATCTGCAAACACAGTTGGAGCTATGATCAAGAGCATCATTGGATTATTCTGCCTGCAGAGGCTGCATCAAACGGAATCGGTGCTGGACAAACTCGATGATCGTTTGCAGAACGATAGCGATCGACACAAGGTGCACAAGGCTGTGGCCAAATGCAACTACATTGTGCTGCTCTATAGCATACTTTATCTGGGATATACGGCATCGGTGTTTGTGGCAGGTGTATTGACTGGTCAACCGCCGTGGATGGTTTACTTTCCCCTCTTTGATTGGCAGAATGGTGTGGGTCTCTTTTGGTTGCACTCAATCATTGAATACTTTCTGCTCTCTGCCGCTGTGATGGAGGCACTTGTGTGGGACGTTTATGCTATTGTATTCATAACAATTTTTCGCGCTCACATTGACATACTAAAGGATCACATACGCAACCTGCGCACCGATCCAAacaaaactgaagctgaaaaCTACGAGGAGTTGGTTGTTTGTATCATAGATcacaaatacatattgaaGTAA
- the LOC133839069 gene encoding odorant receptor 59b-like has protein sequence MRPVMSRTIFVQFLLIGIVLGIILINVLYFSNIFRAISSIVFFTGVMLETFPFCYFCDSLVDDCEELSNILCQSNWVDAEPKYKLTLRIFMQNLQQPIIFIAGGIIPISVNSNINVAKFAFSVMTIVQNLNLADRFT, from the exons ATGCGTCCTGTTATGTCGCGTAcaatatttgtgcaatttcTACTGATTGGCATTGTGCTGggaattattttaatcaacGTTTTGTACTTCTCAAACATATTTCGAGCCATTTCATCGATTGTTTTCTTCACTGGTGTCATGTTGGAGACTTTTCCTTTCTGCTATTTTTGTGATTCGCTGGTCGATGACTGCGAGGAATTATCCAATATCTTATGTCAGTCAAACTGGGTCGATGCTGAACCCAAATACAAGCTAACTTTGAGGATATTTATGCAGAATTTGCAACAACCAATTATATTCATCGCAGGGGGCATTATTCCTATCTCAGTTAACAGCAATATTAAT GTGGCCAAGTTTGCCTTCAGTGTTATGACTATTGTGCAAAACTTAAATCTGGCTGATCGTTTTACATaa